From the Oncorhynchus nerka isolate Pitt River linkage group LG20, Oner_Uvic_2.0, whole genome shotgun sequence genome, one window contains:
- the LOC115102473 gene encoding LOW QUALITY PROTEIN: adipolin-like (The sequence of the model RefSeq protein was modified relative to this genomic sequence to represent the inferred CDS: inserted 1 base in 1 codon), with translation MWCGPLAVLAVVFWTQFVLLEGVDAKKERKRTQETPPQHTEAYNTTLSNSEEVGGSTKNPDNQRVDPLGSWMDFVKRPVGNFPGKCRKRKRPLPGPPGPPGPPGPQGPPGSPGXEVTQEVLLQEFKKMIKEATERRTAAVDRQTSTSPSQIPTAHIALEGMTSYRRIEEAFHCKLKGPVVIDKKTLMELQNFQTPLAKGAFLRGTGMDQSTGRFTAPVTGIYQFSANVHIDHNEVKRSKSQLRARDNVRVLVCIESLCHRYTSLEMIVGLESNSKIFTVNVQGLLELQVGQYTSIFVDNGAGASIIIQNGSDFMGMLLGV, from the exons ATGTGGTGTGGGCCGCTGGCCGTGCTGGCTGTGGTGTTCTGGACCCAgtttgtcctgctggaaggggtGGATGccaagaaggagaggaagaggacacaGGAGACCCCCCCACAGCACACAGAGGCATACAACACTACCCTCTCCAACAGCGAAGAGGTCGGCGGGAGCACCAAG AATCCTGACAACCAGAGAGTGGATCCCCTGGGATCATGGATGGACTTTGTGAAACGACCTGTAGGCAACTTCCCTGGGAAGTGCCGCAAACGCAAAAGGCCACTG CCCGGGCCACCAGGTCCTCCTGGCCCCCCAGGCCCCCAGGGACCACCTGGATCCCCCG CAGAGGTCACCCAGGAAGTCCTCCTCCAGGAGTTCAAAAAGATGATAAAAG AAGCTACAGAGAGGAGAACTGCTGCAGTGGACAGGCAGACCAGTACCAGTCCTAGTCAGATACCCACGGCCCACATCGCCCTGGAAGGAATGACCTCTTACAGGCGGATAGAGGAAGCCTTCCACTGTAAACTCAAAGGACCTGTGGTTATTGACAAGAAGACACTGATGGAGTTACAGAACTTTCAGACG CCTCTTGCTAAAGGTGCCTTCCTCAGAGGGACAGGAATGGACCAGTCCACAGGGAGATTCACGGCTCCCGTCACAGGGATCTACCAGTTCTCTGCTAATGTTCATATCG ACCACAATGAGGTGAAGAGGAGTAAGAGTCAGCTGAGAGCCAGGGACAATGTGCGAGTGCTGGTCTGCATCGAATCCCTGTGTCATCGATATAC GTCATTAGAGATGATTGTTGGATTGGAAAGTAACAGCAAGATCTTCACAGTGAATGTGCAAGGGTTACTAGAGCTACAG GTTGGACAGTACACCTCAATATTTGTGGACAATGGAGCTGGGGCATCCATCATAATACAGAATGGCTCTGACTTCATGGGCATGTTGCTGGGTGTATAG